DNA from Microbacterium foliorum:
TGCGGAGGGCGACGCCGATGTCGTCGCCGCCTCGCGGTACGTGGGCGGCGGTGACACCAGCGGTCTCGGCACGGCGGTGCGCTTCGGCGTGTCGCGCGTGGCGACCTGGCTGACCCGAGCCATGTTCCCGATCCGTCTCGCTCGCAGCACCGATCCGATGACCGGGTTCTTCCTCGTCGATCGGAGCCGGCTCGACCTGGCGGCGCTCAAGCCGCAGGGATTCAAGATCCTCCTCGAGATCCTCGCGCGCACGGATCTGCGCATCGCCGAGGTGCCGATGGAGTTCGGCGAGCGCAGGCACGGCACGTCGAAGGCGAGCCTGCGCCAGGGCGGCACCTTCATCGCCCACCTCGCCAGACTGCGCTTCGGCAAGATGTCGCTGTTCGCTCTGATCGGTCTGATCGGCGCCATCGCGAACCTGGGCATCATGTGGCTGCTGACCCTGACCGGGGTGCCCTACATCTGGGCGGCGATCATCGGCGCCGAAGTCACCATCATCGGCAATTTCCTGCTGCAGGAGCGCTTCGTCTTCGCCGACATGCGCACCGACGCGCGCGGCATCGGCGGTCGGTTCGCGGCCTCGTTCGCCTTCAACAACGCCGAGGCCGCTCTGCGCATCCCGGTGATGGCGCTGATGGTCGAGACCTGGCACATCTCCAGCGTGCTGGCCACGGGGCTGTCGCTCATCGTCGCCTTCGTCGCGAGGTTCCTCTTCCATTCCCTGGTCGTCTACGCGCCCCGGAGACCGCGCTCGACTGATGCCGACGCCGAGCCGAAGCCCGACACCGCGACGATCCGCATCATCCGCGCGATCGACTCCGAGGCGATGAAGCCGGGCGAGCTGTAGGCGATGCGCGCGTGCGCGCAGGCCCGCCATCCGGGCGGGCGTCGCGAGCGGCTCGCCTAGCTCTTCTTCGGCCGGGCGTACTCGCCGCGCACGATGCCGAGGGCCGCCAGCATCCGACCCTGGGCGAACCACGCCCGGCGCTGGAAGACGGCGTTCGCTGCGGTGTCTCGTCGTAGGGCGGAGATCGCACGGCCGCCGGTGAACGCGACCCAGCGCACCGCGCCGCCGGCCAGGTGCGCGAGGTGGAGGAGCGGACGCCTCCACGCCGGTGCCTCGCGGATCAGCAGCCGCACACGGGCCTGTCCGTGCGCGATCGCTCGCCGGTGCACGAACACCCGTGTCGCGCGTTCCGGCGCGATGTCGTCGCGGGCCACGGAATCCGCGGATGCGACGATCGAGCCGCCCCGGGCGACGACCGTGCGGCCGAACACGTTGTCCTCGCCGCCGATCAGGCCGAGCGAGACGTCGAAACGCACCCCGAGAGCGCGAACCTGGGCGGTGTCGATGAGCACGTTGCCCGTCGCCAGCGACTCCAGCCGCTTTCCGTTCGGGAAGCGCGTGCGGCGCATGAAGCCTCCCGCGGCGATCCACGGATCGGTTCCCTCGGGCCACACGTAGCGCACGAAGCCCATCACGACGGCAGCGCGGGTCTCGCGCCAGACGGCGACCAGACCGTGCAGCCACCCTTCTTCGGGGAACACGTCGTCGTCGATCATGACCGTGAGCTCCCCGTCGGACGCCGCGTCCAGCGCCGCCTGCCGGACGGCGGCGATGCCCGGTGTCTTCTCGGAGAGGTACTCGACCCCGAGGTCGGACGCGACGGACTCCGCCGATCTCCCGGGGTCGTTGTCGACGAGCAGGATGCGTGTGCGCACTCCCTCGGTCTGCGCGCGGATCGCCTCGACCAGAGGCGGCAGCAGGGCCGTGCGGCGATACGTCGGCACGGCGATCAGGACCGACTCGGTCACCGCGCCCCCGCCCGGCGGTGCGCGATGGCGCGCCGGAACGCGTCGCGGTGGGCGACTCCCGCACGGTCCCAGTCGCGCGCCGACAGATCGGGTTCTCCCTCGGGGAGAGTGCGGATGGCCTCGGCGAACGCCAGGAGGTCCGAGTCGGCGAGTTCGTCGTCGAACATCGTGATCCAGCCGCGGCCGACCTCGGCCGACAGGGCGTCGTTCACGGCGGTGCGGGGAACCAGCACCGGGCGATTCAGCGACAGCGCCGCGAGCACGGTGCCGGAGTTGTGCATGAACCGGTACGGCAGCACGATGCCGGAGCTGCCCATGACGGCACGGGCGAAATCCGGCTCGGACAGGTAGCGCAGATCGAGCTCGATGCGGCCGTCTGCCTTCGCACTCTCCCGCACCTCGTCGGCGATCCCCGCGCTCGTCGGGTTGCCGGCGATGTGCAGTCGCAGGTCGGGGGCGACATCCGCCGTGTCCCGGAAGACGCGGATCAGGTCTTCGACGCCCTTGTAGCGCCGCACGAGGCCGACGAAACCGAGCGTTCCGGGAGCGGCATCCGTCTTCTCGACGTCCGCGAACCACTCACGGTAGTGGCCGTGCGGGATCAGAGTGGATTCCGCGCCCTCCGGCAGCTCCGTGAGGTCGTTGAGCACGATGCGGTGGTCGGTGCGCCGCTCCACCCACTCCAGGTATCGGCGCTGCCAGGGTGCCACGTCGTTCGGGAGCTCGACGTTGTGCACGGTGCGGATGATCGCGACGCGGCCCAGAGAGATGCGCGCGCGCAGCGCGACCGCGAATGCCCGGCGTGCAAGTGCCTTCGCACCCGTGCCCGCGCCGAACAGCGTCTCCGGCCAATGGAACTGGATGGCGTCCAGCCGACCGAACAGCGCCTGTCGCCGGTCGAAGCGCACATGCTCCACCCCCGGCGTCGCCGCGAGCGCGTCGTCGAGCATGTGCACGTACGGATTCGATGTGGGGCGCGGCGCCCCGAACGACTGCATGACCCTGATCGGGCGCGCAGAACCCCCTGATTTGTTCCCCATGGGTCCAGTGTGCCAGCAGTCGGGCTCTACACTGGTCGGGAACGACCTGGGCATGTGGGGTGCCCGAGAGGTCGTGACCTAGGGGAGTCGACATGTCCGTATCCTTCGCTGCCGCATATCGGCAGCTCTCAGCGGCGCAGAAGGGGCATGCGCGCGGAGCGCCCGGATACTCGGTCTACGTGAACCGTCGCATCGGGCGGATGCTCGCGGCCTTCGCCTTCCGCGTCGGCATCACGCCGAACCAGGCGACCGTGATCAGCGCCCTGCACACGTTCTCCGCCCTCGCGCTGCTGCTCATCCTTCCGGCGGCCTGGTGGACGGGGATCCTCGTCGCGCTGCTGCTCGCACTCGGCTACGCCTGGGATTCTGCCGACGGTCAGATCGCGCGGCTGCGCGGCGGGGGCAGCCTCGCCGGAGAGTGGCTGGACCACTTCGTCGACGCCCTCAAGATCGCCTCGCTGCATCTCGTCGTCCTGCTCGCCCTGCACCTGCACACGCCGTTGGCCGGCACGCCGTGGCTGCTCATCCCTCTCGCCTTCTCGGTCGTCGACGTCGTGACCTTCTTCGGCATGCTGCTCAACGACCTGCTGAAGCAGAAGAAGGGCGTGCAGTCGACGCACTCCCGCGGAGGCGGGACCTTCCTCCGGTCGATGATCCTGCTGCCGACGGACTTCGGCGTGCTGTGCCTCGTGTTCGCCCTCTGGGGGTGGACCGCCGGCTTCCTCGCCGTCTACGCGGTGCTCGCCCTGATCAACGCACTCTTCCTCGCGCTCGCCGCGGCGAAGTGGTTCCGTGAGATCAGCGCCCTCGACCGCGAGGTCGGCTGAGATCGTGGCCGTCTCGCCGTCGTTCG
Protein-coding regions in this window:
- a CDS encoding glycosyltransferase — translated: MATPVTVIVPTYNERDNVAELVARTATALAAYDAEILFVDDSGDDTASEIARVAADAPLPVRVIHREHNTGGLGGAVLVGLEAAAADLCIVMDGDLQHPPELLSVLLERHAEGDADVVAASRYVGGGDTSGLGTAVRFGVSRVATWLTRAMFPIRLARSTDPMTGFFLVDRSRLDLAALKPQGFKILLEILARTDLRIAEVPMEFGERRHGTSKASLRQGGTFIAHLARLRFGKMSLFALIGLIGAIANLGIMWLLTLTGVPYIWAAIIGAEVTIIGNFLLQERFVFADMRTDARGIGGRFAASFAFNNAEAALRIPVMALMVETWHISSVLATGLSLIVAFVARFLFHSLVVYAPRRPRSTDADAEPKPDTATIRIIRAIDSEAMKPGEL
- a CDS encoding glycosyltransferase family 2 protein, which codes for MTESVLIAVPTYRRTALLPPLVEAIRAQTEGVRTRILLVDNDPGRSAESVASDLGVEYLSEKTPGIAAVRQAALDAASDGELTVMIDDDVFPEEGWLHGLVAVWRETRAAVVMGFVRYVWPEGTDPWIAAGGFMRRTRFPNGKRLESLATGNVLIDTAQVRALGVRFDVSLGLIGGEDNVFGRTVVARGGSIVASADSVARDDIAPERATRVFVHRRAIAHGQARVRLLIREAPAWRRPLLHLAHLAGGAVRWVAFTGGRAISALRRDTAANAVFQRRAWFAQGRMLAALGIVRGEYARPKKS
- a CDS encoding CDP-alcohol phosphatidyltransferase family protein — protein: MSVSFAAAYRQLSAAQKGHARGAPGYSVYVNRRIGRMLAAFAFRVGITPNQATVISALHTFSALALLLILPAAWWTGILVALLLALGYAWDSADGQIARLRGGGSLAGEWLDHFVDALKIASLHLVVLLALHLHTPLAGTPWLLIPLAFSVVDVVTFFGMLLNDLLKQKKGVQSTHSRGGGTFLRSMILLPTDFGVLCLVFALWGWTAGFLAVYAVLALINALFLALAAAKWFREISALDREVG
- a CDS encoding glycosyltransferase, which produces MGNKSGGSARPIRVMQSFGAPRPTSNPYVHMLDDALAATPGVEHVRFDRRQALFGRLDAIQFHWPETLFGAGTGAKALARRAFAVALRARISLGRVAIIRTVHNVELPNDVAPWQRRYLEWVERRTDHRIVLNDLTELPEGAESTLIPHGHYREWFADVEKTDAAPGTLGFVGLVRRYKGVEDLIRVFRDTADVAPDLRLHIAGNPTSAGIADEVRESAKADGRIELDLRYLSEPDFARAVMGSSGIVLPYRFMHNSGTVLAALSLNRPVLVPRTAVNDALSAEVGRGWITMFDDELADSDLLAFAEAIRTLPEGEPDLSARDWDRAGVAHRDAFRRAIAHRRAGAR